The Malus domestica chromosome 08, GDT2T_hap1 genomic interval TGATTAAGGACTTAATAATGTTGCATATTCATATATTACATGTTAAAATTATCAAGTTCGAATCCTTCTTTCTTAGTTGAGTATAAAATACGAGAAATCCATCAATATAACTCCTCTCCCATCAATATGCAACTCTTCTCTCCCATTAAATATGATTTacatgttaaattttttttgaatcTTACGAAAGAGATGAAAGCGAAAATCAAACTCTTACTATAAATATGAGAAACCCATCAAAATGCAACTCTCCTCTCCCATTAAATATGTTTTTTAAGGACAAAATCAACAATGGTAATGTGATATCTGTACACAAACATATGCACTTTTTTTAGTCGAAAAAATATGAACTATGAAGTGAAATTAAGGAAGAAACAAGCTGGACCATGCACGATTTATATTATAAGGGCCACATAGCAAGGACCCCTCATTAGCACGTGTTGTAGAAGGTAAAAGGCCGTAGGAATGTGTAGAAGACAAAGAAATACAAACGTATATTGCATACATCCACATATAAAGAACAAGAAAAAGGTTAATGGGCaaatacacatatatacatacatatacatataatatattCCTGCTCCTTGGGAGGTACCAAATAAATGACTACTTGAATCAGGATTTTGAGCATAAAAATTTCACTAACCTGTAAAAAATGTATTCTAAACATTCCTTTAGTTATATATCAACGTTCCAACAAAAAACTCCAAATTCAGCAAGGTAAatgtattaaaataaattatatatataattcaaaTCTATGTGTCGTGAATCTTTATAATATAAAGATCTTAGACCCCCAGTTTGAAAAATTCAGTATAATTGAAGGCTGTCTCAAAATATTATGTAATATTTTATGTAGTGGGGGTGTGAAGCACAAGAAGGGAGGTGATCTGCTTCGAGTTGGCCCTTGGCCGGCCTGCCGGGCTATTCTGAAATCAGACAGGTCAAAATGCATGAGATGATCAAATCTGGACCCCGAAATCCACCTCCATGGAAGGAGAATAATTTATGTGACATGAATACAATATTACGTGGCGTTGCATGATTGTAGTGCCagtgaaatcaaagaaaaaaatttacacatatttttattttattagaaTATGACTATACAGTTACATATAAGTCATTTTCTCTGAAAGAAGGAACTAACCGATCAATATTCAGTAGGGTTTGGAAGCTTTTGATTCGTTTGTGTTTGTTGGTTTTCCTGGTTTCACTAACTTAAGTTATATAAACTAATTTGTTCTTTAGAAACATCGACATCAAAGTACCATATCTTATGATCTGTATTATTGAATTGGAGGCATGACACGAAGGTCATCGGACAATTTACAAAATGAAAGTAACAAGGAATCACACAATACAATAAGTTCCAAAACTTTTAccttttctttgtttatttcTATTAACAATTGTTGTCTATGATTTAAATTGACACAAAACAGTGCATTAAGGTGACACAAAATGCATATCAAAaagtaaacatatatatatatatatatatatatatatatatatatatcagggagcttaaggggagggatccccattttttcaaaaaaaatggggacacgctccccaccgttagattgactttaatgaaattgtgtggttgagattaaaacacaggccatagaatctcaaccacaggatttcatttaattcaaatccaacggtggggagcgtgtctccatttttttgaaaaaatggggatccctccccttaagcaattcctatatatatatatatatatatatattgttgaaaTATCTCACTCGGTCgtatctttgaaaaaaaaaaaagttcaaatatCATAACTTTCACTTCAAGTAATACTGAGACccttatataattttatttttttagaaaaactcGACGGTAGggattttaattttacatatataatgtTGTTTCAGGCATATATAGTAATATACCTTTTTGCCAATGGTTTATTTCCTTGAATTATCTTGTGGTAATAAGTCAATATGTAGGGCCTTTTATTGGCGAAAACCAGCACGTGAAAAATATGACTAGATTACATCTTACCTCAGAAAATCCAATCCATGTTCTCAACTTCCTAATTGCTGTTGGTTTGGTTTCAATAGGGGGCCGGAGGGCAGGTGGGGAAAGAAGAGAGTAGAGTCATCCCCGCTACCAAGTGACATAGCAATGCAATTATGAAAATGTCAAACCTACAGCATAGCATAGCATCCCATCCAGAGATGATTGCGTACACCCTAATTCAAACTTCATTTTCGATTCAGAGTATTGATTACATTTGCTACGATCAATCGCCTATGCGCACGCCAGCTCCTAGCTGTTCGACGTGTGGTTGGCCCCACATGCATCAAGTCATCCTGCAAACCAACTGATAAATAGCACTGCTCTTATGAAAATGTCAAACAATCATACAATAGCATAGCATGCCAACCAGGGATGATAGCAACGTCGGACATGGAGAATTCAACTTCTATCGACTCAGAATACCGAGTACTTTTGCTACATGATTAACATTTTTCACCAGTGTTGAGCACATGAAAGTCTCACTCGAAATTAATTTTTACCACTGTGAAGTGTGAATGAACTACAATATCAAGCCATAGCTAGATACATCATACACTAAACTCCTGGTGCAGCCAAACTAGAACGACGATAGCAGTTGAatgcaaaaatgaagaaaccACATACAATCGCAGTAACATCAAGAGAACTTTGTGCAGACGAATGTGGCATTACAGATAAAAGAACAGAGGAAAGGAATTTCAAAGTTAGAACATACATTTATGCTCGTTAATGAGGGATAGAATGGTGCAACTACGGTGAAAATCACATTTGATTGTCTCCAGCATGCCTGTGGCCCAGGATCATTCTACTGCTACGTGTGTGAGATTACGAGTGCCTCCAAGCATACACTGTTGCACCTGGGTCTGCTGAGAGTTGTACATTTTTCCATCTTCATATAAATGCAATTTGATGCATTCCCAAACAAATTTGTAGCCCCTCGTTTCTACCTAGAATATTGACAATTATGTGGTGAGAATGGACAATGATAGAGCTCATTGCCAACCAAGACGATATTCCATCTGCAATAGGAAAAAGGAGAAATGGATCCCTGATGGTGGCGATTGCATTGGAAATTCAACATACTCCAGCAAAATACATGTGCTGGTACAGCTGCTACTGAGAGGACTCCTCATGTGAACCACTCTGTGGTGCAGCGGCTCGATCCTGTGACAATCTAGATTCCAAGTTTTCGACATCAATAAAGGGCTCCTTTAATCCATCATCCTTCTTATCAGTGTCATCTGACGTCTCATCATTCTGCTCTACAGCTCTAGAGCGTTCCTGTTGCTTTGCCGTTTCAGTATGCTGGTGGAACTCTGTATGCAAATTGTAAGGAAGAGATGGAGCAGTAACGCCTAACCCTTTGGAAAGACAAACATATTTGAATGCAAGTTGCTTGTAATTATTAAGAAGGTCCTCTACATCATTGATGGTTAGGTCCCCAACATTCACAAACAAGTATGGATATTCCTGGAAAACCTGGCCCGCCTGATCGTTGTTTACAAGGACAGCTGCACCCTTATTCTCCAAATCTGAAAGAGATGGAATTTTTGAATAGGGTGAGTTATCCTTTGCATTGGGTATCTTCTTCCCTCGGGATTTTGTTTCTGAAGATTTGGACTGTGCTGCTGGGTCCTTGTTGGCATTTGGAGGTTGATGTCTGGTTTCCATAGATTCTGATCTATGTACATATCCTGCAAATGGACTGCTTTGAGTATACTGACCATCCAAATCAGTTGAAAGTCCTGAAAGAAGTGCTCGAGCAGTTTCCATGTTCTTGTCGTACTCAGATTCATCCAGTGAAATAGCATTTGCATCTatatttgagatgaaggactcAACAGAGAGCATATTTGTGAAAAAATAGGATGCTTCACCAACTAATCGAGATTGTCGCCTGTATCTTTGTATATACAATAAATTTGAGTGCAGTTGTGGAGGGTTTGCCTGCATCGCATCAATAAAATAAAGCAACTTTGTAAACCTGACATACTATGTTGCCTTCTTTAACTGAGGAGCACAACCCACCTCTAGGGGAGACAATAATTCAATAATTTACTTAAAATCAAACATCATAGGTATTGCATCAAAGGTAAATGtttaatcaaataattcaagCCATGATAAAAGTTAGTCATACCTTTAAAGTAACATAAATTAGGACTGGAAGAAATTCATCAGCTCCAGGGGGATTCTCATTGGAAGCAACAGAAGCATTCATCAGCAAGTTATTGATAACCTTGCAACAATTGAGGATACACACAAGCTTATCCCTCGGTGCCTTATACATATTGATCTTTTGCAGTTCTTTTTGTGCAAGCTGCgaagataaaattaaaatttaaaaaaaaaaaaaaaaaaaaaaaaaagccagggTAAGGATTTTTGAGAGGTATCGAACAAATAATTAAGTCGAAATAGACAGAAGTCGGAAACTATAAATTATGATTGAACAATGCCCCATGCGCATTCTcaggaaaataataaaaacctaagggctgtttgataaccatttcgtttcagttttatttttcattttctgtgCTATATATAGAGGAAAAGAATGCCAGAGAAACGAGGAATGAAGAAGGGTGAAGGAAGGGTGGTAGAAAAAATGTGTATGGATTAACacacaaaatgaaaactaaaacaaaaaactgGGAGACAGTTTTAAGTTGATTTCAGATTGAAGTTATTGTTTTCATACTATCTCCTTTGTTTCTCCGTCCTCCCTCCCACCACCTCCCTACATCCTTCTCCATTCCAATTTCTCACGTATACTTTCCCTATATCTCTAGCAGAAAAAATGACATGGTAATCAAACGGGCCCtaagaaaaacaaagttgaattACAAATTAGAGAGACTGAGACACATTAATTACCCCGCACATGAAGAGACAGTGAGTGTGCACCTTGGAAGAACTGTAAAGGGGGAAGTGATCTCTATTTTATGATTCTTTCAACTAGGTATTTGTCTGAGCTATAAACACTACTGCCTATGTTGGAAAACCTCCGATCATCATGactatttcttttttaataccTGTCAACATGTGTGTAGGTTTTCTCCAAGAAGGCCCTTGAACAAGGACCTATAACAAATATAGACGGCTcatatgcaaatcaatacaTCTCGATTAAGATCCATGACCATATCTTTATATAATGTACTTCATTCGTGCATATATAGGAAATTTGGTTTATGTCAACAAACAATTTCATATTTCGGCAGAGGTCAATCGTCTATTTATTTTCTAGTATAGATTGGAATAGAGAATTTTCCTCTCCAACTAAGGTTAATACCATTTGCTAAAATTTCTCTTCATTGAGCTATctttaaaacacaaaatgtTGATCAACTCAATCCTAATGTTGAAATATTTTGTGACCTCAAACAAATTACCACTGTTTGATATGTGTAATATATATTACTGCCATGAGCATACAAGGACGCTTCATTTATACATATTTCATATGGGTAGTCCTCTACTCACCAGCCATGAAGTCTCATTTTGAAAGGTGGGCTTGATATCCAAATTTTCCGGCCGAATAAACTGTTGTACTAAAGCCATCTTCTCATACAGTTGCTCATCAAGTTTTACATCATCTGGAAGCGAAGCAAATACGCGAGGAAACAACTTCGTCATAACATACTTCTCCAGTCCCTGCATTTAACAAAAACCCACAAACGAAAAAGtaccaacaacatcaacaaatcataCATATATTAACACAAATTGTTAGCCAAAACACTTTATAGCAAGCAAAACTACAATGCAAATAGTTGGATTCGTAAAATCGAACAAGGGTGTAAAATTCAACGTCAAATTCAAGCTCAAAGTTGAAACTGACTTCGCCGGCACTGTCGAGCTCCTCCTCTGAACAGCCCGCCCAAAGTGGATGAGCCCTGAAATCAATTTCCATCCGGGCAAAGAAGTCCTGCACTGCAGCGCTGTCCCCCTCAGGATCAGGAGCATTGTTCGTAAACGACACTATGAAACTGCAATCcagtccaatccaatccaattcaaTGCAAAACAAACACAACACATCTTTGTTAACACTCAATTCTCAACTACTGTAATTAGAGATCATCACCACATCAACAAGCAATGAAATGAACGATCGGAATCTTAAAAATTCGTTTCACCTTTTTATGGACTTGACGAAATCAGCGGCCGACGGTTGACGCATGCGTTCCAGAAAGTCGTGCAGTCCTAAGAACACGTCGGCGTTCTCCATTCTCCTCCGTCCGATGGCTCCAAAACCTCAGCTCGCGGcgatgatgagagagagagagagagagagaggggggggggaagGGAGCTGGAGAGCACAGTGCTTTTACTTCCAAAGCCAATTGCAAATTGATTGTGATGGAGCCGATGCACGAATTGGTTATCTGACAAAAGAACAGAGCATCCAACGTTAATTAACCAAAAAAGTTAATTAACTTCGTA includes:
- the LOC103441620 gene encoding vacuolar protein sorting-associated protein 9A-like produces the protein MENADVFLGLHDFLERMRQPSAADFVKSIKSFIVSFTNNAPDPEGDSAAVQDFFARMEIDFRAHPLWAGCSEEELDSAGEGLEKYVMTKLFPRVFASLPDDVKLDEQLYEKMALVQQFIRPENLDIKPTFQNETSWLLAQKELQKINMYKAPRDKLVCILNCCKVINNLLMNASVASNENPPGADEFLPVLIYVTLKANPPQLHSNLLYIQRYRRQSRLVGEASYFFTNMLSVESFISNIDANAISLDESEYDKNMETARALLSGLSTDLDGQYTQSSPFAGYVHRSESMETRHQPPNANKDPAAQSKSSETKSRGKKIPNAKDNSPYSKIPSLSDLENKGAAVLVNNDQAGQVFQEYPYLFVNVGDLTINDVEDLLNNYKQLAFKYVCLSKGLGVTAPSLPYNLHTEFHQHTETAKQQERSRAVEQNDETSDDTDKKDDGLKEPFIDVENLESRLSQDRAAAPQSGSHEESSQ